AAATGAAGATGTATAATGACGACGAGCTAAACCCTGTTTTACGCAAGGAAAAATAATTGGACCAAATCCTTATCTAAGGTTTTTAAATCTGGTGTTGTTTTATTTTAATGAAAACCCCCAACCACATTCTTGTCATTCGCTTATCTGCCTTAGGAGATGTTGCTATGACCGTACCTGTTTTACGTGTTTTTAGACAACACTATCCAGAGGTTCAGTTAACGGTGGTTTCAAAAGCTGCTTTTAAACCGCTTTTTGAGGGCATTAAAAATCTTCAATTTTTGGAAGCAGATGTTTATGGTAAACACAAGGGCCTTGGATTGCTGCAATTGGCAAAAGAAGCAAAAGCACTAGGTGTAGACGCGGTTGCCGATTTACACAATGTGATTAGGTCTAAAATCATTAGAAAGTACCTGTCACTACAAGGAATAGCTACAGCTAGTATCGATAAAGGAAGACAAGAAAAGAAGGCACTCACAAGCAATCCAAAACAATTACGTCGTTTAAAAAGCACGCAACAACGCTATGCCGATGTATTTGCACGATTGGGGTATGCAATCGCTTTAGAAAACCATCAATTTCCTCCTAAAAAAGAACTTGGTCGAGAATTGCATAACCTTATTGGGAGTCACACAAAAAAAATGATTGGGATTGCCCCATTTGCAGCATATAAAAGTAAAATGTACCCACTTGATTTAATGAAGGAGGTTGTTTTTAATCTAAATGAAGAGGGACACTATAAAATTTACTTATTTGGTGGTGGAGCCGATGAAGTAAGGACGCTACAAGAATGGGACAGGCAATTTGAAAACGTAACGAATATTGCTGGTAGACTAAACTTGAGTGAAGAGCTACGGCTTATTTCTAATTTAGATCTTATGGTTGCGATGGACAGCAGTAATGGGCATTTAGCTGCGTTGTATAACATTCCAGTAATCACCATGTGGGGAGTAACGCATCCCTATGCGGGTTTTACGCCTTTTAATCAGCCAAACGAGCATCAGCTGGTTGCGAATAGAGAAGAATATCCACTTATACCAACTTCGGTGTATGGCAATAAATTTCCAGCAGAATACGAAAATGCAATGCAGAGTATTCCTGTAAGCGTAGTACTCAAAAAGATTTCAGATATAATTTAACCGCTACTTACACATCGTCGTAATCTACGTGCAATACTGCAGTAGTTGGATGTGCTTGGCATGTTAAAATAAGTCCTTCGGCAATTTCTCCGTCTGTTAAAATCTGGTTTTTTCGCATTTCAGCCTTGCCTTCGGTAATTCGGGCAATGCAGGTACTGCAGATTCCGCCTTGGCAACTATAAGGAGCATCCAATCCTTTGTCTAGAGCAGCGTCTAATACAGAAGATGTTTTTGGCATACTAAACGTTTCGGTTTCATCGTCTACAGTAATTGTTATTTGGGTGTCCCCATCATGCGGCTCTACCAAAAGACCCTCTTCAGCTGTAGTAAATAACTCGAAATGAATTACCTTTTCGTTCACTCCCTGTTCTTTTAGGGTGGAAGAGACCTCGTCTATCATAGGTTCTGGGCCACATAGATAAAATGCGTCGAAGACGGTAAACTCAAATTTATTTTTCAGATAATAATTTACAATACTGCGCTCAATGCGTCCAAAACGAGCGCCATCTTCGTGCTTACGACTGTATAAAAACTCCAGCGACAACCTAGTTGGGTAGGTTCTTGCAAGTTCTAACAGTTGGCTATGAAACATTGCCTCTTTCTGCGACTGATTGCCATAAACGAGTAAAAATTTGCTGTCTGGTTCTTCTTTTAAGATGGTTGATGCAATAGAAAGCACTGGCGTAATACCACTACCCGCAACAAAGGCGGCGTAATTTTTAGAGGTGTCTGGGTTTGGAACAGCAACAAATTTTCCTTGAGGCGGCATCACTTCAAGGGTGTCACCATTTTTAAGTTTGGTATTTGCATATACTGAAAACGTCCCGCCTTCAACTTCTTTTACTCCAATATGAAGCAATTCGCTATCTGGAGTGCTATGAATAGAGTATGCGCGCCTCACTTCTACACCGTTTACAGTGTGCTTAATAGTGACATACTGCCCTGCTTTATGCGAAAAAATCTTCTTTAATGAATCTGGAATTTTAAAGGCAATTGAAACTGATTTTGGGGTCTCTTTTTCAATTTTAGCAATCTGAAGCGTATGAAAGTCGCTCATAGGATGTTCAATTTTTCAACAAAAATACGGAAACCTATTGGTTTAAACTTTCCGCAGAACGACTTAAAAGACCCCAATTTTGCCCAGAAAGTCCTTGCATTCTCAAAAAGAAGCGTATTTTTACCCTTCCATTAGTGTGTACATACTAAAACCGAAGTATTTAAGTTACAGTATCTATACAAACAAAAGTCATTGAAAATGCCCACAATGCATCGACACAATAACCGATAATGGATTTTTTTATGGGCGAACCATTTACAGATTAGAATAATTACTAAATTTTGATGAAAGGCATATATAAAATTACAATCTCACTGTTGGCCATTCTCATGCTAGCAGCCTGTTCAAGAAAAAAGAATACGTTTATGAGCCGCAACTTTCATGCGGTTACTGCAGAGTATAACACATTATACAATGGTGGCGTAGCATTCGATTCTGGTAAGGAAGAATTGGCATTGACCTATCGAGATAATTTTTGGGAAATTCTGCCCGTAGAACGTATCACTATAAAAGAGGATATAGACATGCCAGGCGAGAAAGGCGACCCTAGCTTTAATAAAGCAGAAGAAAAAGCAACAAAGGCAATCCAGAAGCACTCGATGTATATAGATGGCCAAGAATACAATCCGCAGATAGACGAAGCCTACATGCTTTTAGGGAAAGCTCGTTATTTCGATCAGCGTTTTGTACCTGCACAAGATGCTTTTAACTTTATCTTGAATCGCTACCCAACAAGTAATAATATTAATCGCGCCAAGGTTTGGAAAGCTAAAACCAATATTCGTCTAGACAACGAAGACATTGCTCTTGAAAACCTTCAGGAGATGATGGATACAGCCGATTTAGAAGAAGAAGAGTTGGCAGAAGCTTCGGCAATAATGGCACAAGCATACATAAATTTAGATTCACTGCAAGAAGCATTACCATATATAAAGTTAGCTTCAGAATACGAAAAAAACAAAGAGTTAAAAGGGCGTTACGCCTATATTAAAGGGCAGGTATATGACCGTCTAGAACAAAAAGACAGCGCTAACATGGCGTATGATGAGGTGATTGAAATGAATAGGAAATCGCCACGTGTGTACATGATAAATGCTTACATCGCAAAAGCTAAAAATTTCGACTACGAAAAAGAAGACAAAGTCGCCTTTTTAGAATTACTTACAGAATTAGAAGAAGACCGCGAGAACAGACCTTTTTTAGATAAGATTTACAATCAGATTGGCGAATATTACAGAAGTAACGACAGCATAGATCGCGCTGTAGAATATTACAATAAGTCAATTAAAAATTACAAGCAAGACGATTACCTGCAGTCGATGAACTATAGAACATTGGCAGAAATTAATTTTGACAATGCAGAGTATAAAATTGCAGGTGCCTATTACGATAGTACAATCACAAATTTGGCGGTAAATTCTAAAGAATGGAGACTCTTTAAGAAAAAGCGTGAGAATTTAGACGATGTAATTAAGTACGAAGATATTGCTACGCAAAATGACAGTATTCTTGCTTTAGTGGGTATGAACCCAGAAGAACGCTTAGCTTATTTTACAGAGTATACAACGCGCTTAAAAGAGCAAGCTAGGCTTGATAGTATAGCGCAAGTTGAAGCGGAAGAAAAGGTAGCAAATAACGAATTTTATAAAAAGAATGGTATTACTCCTAATAAAAAAGGAGGAAGCACACAAAGCGCATTCTATTTTTATAACTCTACAACCCTTTCTTACGGAAAACAGGAATTTCAGAAAATATGGGGAAGCAGAAAGTTAGCAGATTATTGGAGGCTATCTAGTAAAACTACAACTACTATTACAGAAGAAGGGCCAATAGAAACAGTAGCTACAATTAAAGAAAGCCAACGATTTAATCCAGAATCGTATCTAGCAAGTGTACCAACAGATCAAGTTGTAATAGACAGTATTGGCAAAGATAGAAACTTTGCTTATTACCAATTAGGACTTATTTATAAAGAGAAATTTAGAGAGTACGACTTGGCGACAAATCGATTAGAAAAATTGCTAACGTTGAACCCTGAGGAGCGCCTAATATTGCCTACAAAGTATAATTTGTACAAGATTTACGATTTACAAGAAAATGTAGCGCTTGCAGATAAATACAAGAATGACATCATTAACAATCATCCTGAGTCTCGTTATGCTGAAATTTTATTAAACCCAAATACGCAGTTAGCAACAGACGAATCGAGTCCAGAATTTAAATACAATGCGCTGTTTAAGGAATTCGAAAAATCGCGCTATGGGTATGTAATAGCAACCGCAGACGAGTATATTACGCTCTATAACGGAAACGATATTGTGCCAAAGCTAGAAATGCTAAAGGCAACTGCACTGGGGAGACAAGATGGATTTGAAGCATATAAGAAAGCGCTTAACTATATTTCTTTAAATTACCCTAATGCCGACGAGGGTAAAGAAGCTGAGAATACCTATAAATTTGTATTGCCAGGTATTTCGAATACTGCGTTTGTAACCGATGAAGAAAGCGATAATTGGAAGGTGGTATATCAGTTTGCGACCTCAGAACGCCCAGCTGCAGAGGCCTTATTAGCCAAATTAGACGAGGCGATAAAAGAGTATAATTACTTTAATATGAGCACCTCGATAGATTATTACAACCCCAATACTACCCTGGTGATTATTCACGGATTAAATACGCGCCTTGGTGGTCGTGGTTTTGCAGATGTGCTTAAAGAAAACAAGAAGTACAAAATTAAGCGTCCTTCTTTCGAAATTTCGTCACCAAACTATAAAATAGTTCAAATACATAAAAACCTAGACAGCTACTTAAACGAAGGAACCGAAAAATAGAAAACAACCATCCCTAAATACTAACTCTTATGTTTTCAGATAAAAAAGATAAAAAAAATATGGAACCATCAGCAAGTCAAAACAGAATTAACGAAGGAACCGAACTGAAAGGAGATATCGTCTCTAGTGGGTTTTTTAGAATCGACGGAAAAGTAGAAGGAAGTATTAGTAAACCCTCTAAAGTAGTTATTGGTAAAACAGGAACCGTTACAGGAAAGCTTATTTGCGAAAATGCCGATATAGAAGGAACTTTTAACGGCGATTTAGATGTAACAGGCACACTTACTTTAAAAGCAACGGCTCATATAGAGGGTGAAGTTATAGTAGGTAAATTGGCTGTAGAGCCAGGAGCTACTTTCAATGCTTCGTGTAGCATGCAAGGAGCTAAAAAGTTGAGCACTACAGAAACTTCATCTGAAGAGAAAGCTCACCCTTACGACCGTAAGCAGCGACTTAAAAAGGCTTCTGAACCTCTTAAATAATAAGGTTTGACCAAAAAATCACCAACGGGTCTTAAACGTTGGGCCGTACTTTCGGCTATCGCCATAGAAATGGGAGTTATTATTTATGGCTTTGTGCAATTAGGCAAGTGGCTAGACACTACTTATGGTGCTTCGGGCAGTAAATTATACCTTATTCTATGCACTTTGTTTGGTGTTTCTGTTTCTTTATTTTTAGTAGTTAAGCAAACCAATAGGTTAAACAAGTAATGCAGCGTAATTTTCAGTTTTTAGCAATCTTACTCTTAGCACTTGTTTTGGTGTTTGGCGTGCACATATTTGTGCTAAACGTTCAAGAATATCCGTTGTTTGATAACAAAATTATACGCTCTTATGCTGTTAATTTTGTACTAGCTGGCGTGATTTTGTTCTTTGTAGAGCGAAATATGAAAGATGGATCGGCTAAAGGTGGGTTTATTTTCTTTGCCGGAAGTCTGTTAAAATTTCTTGTTTTTTTTATAGTTTTCTACCCAAGTTACACCGCAGATGGAAAGATGGAAACCATTGAATTTACTACATTCTTCGTTCCTTATGCACTGTGTTTAATTTTAGAAGTATACCATCTCGGCAAACAGCTTAATAATCAGAGTTTTTCCGAAGAAAATAACTCGGATAAACCAACTACAATTTCAGAGAAAAAAAAGAACTAAAATAGTTTTTGGATTCTGTAAAAGAACAGTATTTTTGCACCGATTTTAAGGACAGTTTATAGTACGTTCGGTATGCAAAGAAAAACACTTGGAAAATTACTTTTACTACTAGCCATTACTTTGGGAACCTTCTCTTGTACAGATAAGATGGAGAATACCGAAGAAGCAAAGGCAGAAAGAAAGAGAGAAGTAAGTGAATACGTAAAACACCACAACTTAGATACTCACGATTTTACCCTGTATTCTTACACAGGTGACGACGGAAAGGATCACAGTATTGGTTTTTCATTACCTGTTATTTTATGGTCTGACGGATTGCATGTGTTCGCTTCGGGAGCATTTCATCACGGAGAAGAAGTTGTAGAGTCAAACGGAAAATACTTCGCATTAGACACCCACACGTATAAAATATATGAAACAGATGCTTCAGGAGCCATAAACTACGAAGCAGACGGACATCACGTATCTAATGCAAAGCCATTAGATTTTTCTATCACAAAGAGTGTTTTTATGATTATGATTGTTTCGCTAATCATGTTCTTTTTGTTTAGAGGCTTGGCAAAAAGTTATGTGAAGAATGGAAGCATTGCTTCAGGCCCTGGACGTTTTTTTGAGCCTATCGTGCTTTATATTCGTGACGATATTGCAATTCCAAACATTGGCGAGAAGAGCTATAGAAAATACATGCCTTTCTTGCTAACCGTATTTTTCTTTATTTGGTTCTTGAACCTTTTCGGTCTAACACCGCTAGGAGTAAATGTAACTGGAAATATCGCAATTACCACGGCATTGGCAATTGTTACATTCTTGTTAACCAACTTTACAGGAACCAAAGATTACTGGAAACACATTTTCGACCCACTAGGAGATAGTATGCCTTGGATCGCAAAAATACCTTTATATATTATCCTCATTCCAATTGAAGTGCTAGGGATCTTCATTAAGCCTTTTTCATTATTAATTCGTCTGTACGCAAACATGCAAGCAGGACATATTGTATTGGGTAGCTTATTAGGTCTTATCTATATCTTCAATAATTGGTATGGAGGAACATTATCATTTGGATTGTCGTTTGCAATCTCGCTAATTGAATTATTAGTGGCAGCATTACAAGCGTACATCTTTACTATGTTGTCTGCATTGTACTTTGGTTTTGCAAGCGAAACCCATGAACACGCAGAAGAACACGAAGGAGAGATACAACATTTATAATGCCTCCCTTGTCATCGACGAACGACAATAGGAGTGGGAGAATGACAAAAGAGGCACGAATAAGAGGAAAGCATTCTTTAAAAGAAGACTTTTCTTTAACAAATTTAAGTAAGAACGTTTAATTTTTAAATTTATATATTATGACAATTCCAACTATTGTAGGAGCAGGTTTAGCAGTAATCGGTGTAGGTATCGGTATTGGGCAAATTGGTGGGAAAGCTATGGAAGCTATCGCACGTCAGCCTGAAGCTTACGGAAAAATTCAAACAGCGATGCTTATTGCAGCGGCGCTTATTGAAGGTATTGGTTTCGCGGCGATTTTCGCAGCGTAATTAAGCTCATTGAAAACTACTTCCTGCAGCGGTTGGCTGCAGGAACTGTTTTCAAAAAATTAAACAAAAGCAGTTAAGTATCATTAAATAGATACCCACGCAGGTGGGCAATACTATGGAAAAATTATTAGGAGAATTTTCAATCGGACTCTTTTTCTGGCAATCATTATTGTTTATTGGGTTACTTCTCTTGTTGAGAAAGTATGCTTGGAAACCAATCTTGAACGCGGTTAATGAGCGAGAAGAAGGTATTAAAGATGCATTAGCTTCTGCAGAAAAAGCCAAATTAGAAATGGCTAATTTGCAGGCAGATAACGAGAAATTATTGCAAGAAGCACGCGCAGAACGTGAATTAATGCTGAAAGAAGCACGCGAGATGAAGGCTAAAATGATAGCAGATGCTAAAGAAGAAGCACAAGCTGAAGCCAACAAAACTATTGCAAATGCACAAACAGCAATTGAAGGTGAAAAGAAAGCAGCTATTGCCGAATTAAAAGAAACAGTAGCTTCACTATCTGTAGAAATCGCCGAAAAAGTTGTGAAAAACGAATTATCTAACAAAGACAAGCAATTGGAATTGGTAGATAACATGTTGAAAGACGCCAACCTAAACTAGATTAAAATGAGCAGCAGAGCAGCCATTCGATATGCAAAAGCAGCCTTAGAGCAAGCCAATGAAGCCAATTTAGGTGAAGTTGTTTTTGGCGACATGAAGTCTGTGGCAGCAACCTTAGAAAATAGCAAAGAATTGCGCACTGTGTTAAGCAGTCCAGTTATTAAAGGCGAAGATAAGAAGCAAGCCTTGGTGAAGATTTTTGAGAATAATTCTGATGTTACCAAAGGCCTAATAGACATCTTAACAACCAATAAACGTATTGAATTGTTAGGTGGGGTAGCCAATAGTTATGTAGACTTATACAACCAAGCTAAAGGTGTTAAAGTTGCAGAGGTTACTACAGCGG
This Rasiella rasia DNA region includes the following protein-coding sequences:
- a CDS encoding ferredoxin--NADP reductase; the encoded protein is MSDFHTLQIAKIEKETPKSVSIAFKIPDSLKKIFSHKAGQYVTIKHTVNGVEVRRAYSIHSTPDSELLHIGVKEVEGGTFSVYANTKLKNGDTLEVMPPQGKFVAVPNPDTSKNYAAFVAGSGITPVLSIASTILKEEPDSKFLLVYGNQSQKEAMFHSQLLELARTYPTRLSLEFLYSRKHEDGARFGRIERSIVNYYLKNKFEFTVFDAFYLCGPEPMIDEVSSTLKEQGVNEKVIHFELFTTAEEGLLVEPHDGDTQITITVDDETETFSMPKTSSVLDAALDKGLDAPYSCQGGICSTCIARITEGKAEMRKNQILTDGEIAEGLILTCQAHPTTAVLHVDYDDV
- the atpB gene encoding F0F1 ATP synthase subunit A translates to MQRKTLGKLLLLLAITLGTFSCTDKMENTEEAKAERKREVSEYVKHHNLDTHDFTLYSYTGDDGKDHSIGFSLPVILWSDGLHVFASGAFHHGEEVVESNGKYFALDTHTYKIYETDASGAINYEADGHHVSNAKPLDFSITKSVFMIMIVSLIMFFLFRGLAKSYVKNGSIASGPGRFFEPIVLYIRDDIAIPNIGEKSYRKYMPFLLTVFFFIWFLNLFGLTPLGVNVTGNIAITTALAIVTFLLTNFTGTKDYWKHIFDPLGDSMPWIAKIPLYIILIPIEVLGIFIKPFSLLIRLYANMQAGHIVLGSLLGLIYIFNNWYGGTLSFGLSFAISLIELLVAALQAYIFTMLSALYFGFASETHEHAEEHEGEIQHL
- a CDS encoding bactofilin family protein, with the translated sequence MEPSASQNRINEGTELKGDIVSSGFFRIDGKVEGSISKPSKVVIGKTGTVTGKLICENADIEGTFNGDLDVTGTLTLKATAHIEGEVIVGKLAVEPGATFNASCSMQGAKKLSTTETSSEEKAHPYDRKQRLKKASEPLK
- the porW gene encoding type IX secretion system periplasmic lipoprotein PorW/SprE; this translates as MSRNFHAVTAEYNTLYNGGVAFDSGKEELALTYRDNFWEILPVERITIKEDIDMPGEKGDPSFNKAEEKATKAIQKHSMYIDGQEYNPQIDEAYMLLGKARYFDQRFVPAQDAFNFILNRYPTSNNINRAKVWKAKTNIRLDNEDIALENLQEMMDTADLEEEELAEASAIMAQAYINLDSLQEALPYIKLASEYEKNKELKGRYAYIKGQVYDRLEQKDSANMAYDEVIEMNRKSPRVYMINAYIAKAKNFDYEKEDKVAFLELLTELEEDRENRPFLDKIYNQIGEYYRSNDSIDRAVEYYNKSIKNYKQDDYLQSMNYRTLAEINFDNAEYKIAGAYYDSTITNLAVNSKEWRLFKKKRENLDDVIKYEDIATQNDSILALVGMNPEERLAYFTEYTTRLKEQARLDSIAQVEAEEKVANNEFYKKNGITPNKKGGSTQSAFYFYNSTTLSYGKQEFQKIWGSRKLADYWRLSSKTTTTITEEGPIETVATIKESQRFNPESYLASVPTDQVVIDSIGKDRNFAYYQLGLIYKEKFREYDLATNRLEKLLTLNPEERLILPTKYNLYKIYDLQENVALADKYKNDIINNHPESRYAEILLNPNTQLATDESSPEFKYNALFKEFEKSRYGYVIATADEYITLYNGNDIVPKLEMLKATALGRQDGFEAYKKALNYISLNYPNADEGKEAENTYKFVLPGISNTAFVTDEESDNWKVVYQFATSERPAAEALLAKLDEAIKEYNYFNMSTSIDYYNPNTTLVIIHGLNTRLGGRGFADVLKENKKYKIKRPSFEISSPNYKIVQIHKNLDSYLNEGTEK
- a CDS encoding glycosyltransferase family 9 protein, yielding MKTPNHILVIRLSALGDVAMTVPVLRVFRQHYPEVQLTVVSKAAFKPLFEGIKNLQFLEADVYGKHKGLGLLQLAKEAKALGVDAVADLHNVIRSKIIRKYLSLQGIATASIDKGRQEKKALTSNPKQLRRLKSTQQRYADVFARLGYAIALENHQFPPKKELGRELHNLIGSHTKKMIGIAPFAAYKSKMYPLDLMKEVVFNLNEEGHYKIYLFGGGADEVRTLQEWDRQFENVTNIAGRLNLSEELRLISNLDLMVAMDSSNGHLAALYNIPVITMWGVTHPYAGFTPFNQPNEHQLVANREEYPLIPTSVYGNKFPAEYENAMQSIPVSVVLKKISDII
- a CDS encoding AtpZ/AtpI family protein, with the translated sequence MTKKSPTGLKRWAVLSAIAIEMGVIIYGFVQLGKWLDTTYGASGSKLYLILCTLFGVSVSLFLVVKQTNRLNK
- a CDS encoding F0F1 ATP synthase subunit B; its protein translation is MEKLLGEFSIGLFFWQSLLFIGLLLLLRKYAWKPILNAVNEREEGIKDALASAEKAKLEMANLQADNEKLLQEARAERELMLKEAREMKAKMIADAKEEAQAEANKTIANAQTAIEGEKKAAIAELKETVASLSVEIAEKVVKNELSNKDKQLELVDNMLKDANLN
- the atpH gene encoding ATP synthase F1 subunit delta — translated: MSSRAAIRYAKAALEQANEANLGEVVFGDMKSVAATLENSKELRTVLSSPVIKGEDKKQALVKIFENNSDVTKGLIDILTTNKRIELLGGVANSYVDLYNQAKGVKVAEVTTAVPLSSELENKVLAKVKEMTGSDNVTLQNKLDESIIGGFILRVGDLQYNASIANQLDTIKREFTKSL
- a CDS encoding DUF6168 family protein — its product is MQRNFQFLAILLLALVLVFGVHIFVLNVQEYPLFDNKIIRSYAVNFVLAGVILFFVERNMKDGSAKGGFIFFAGSLLKFLVFFIVFYPSYTADGKMETIEFTTFFVPYALCLILEVYHLGKQLNNQSFSEENNSDKPTTISEKKKN
- the atpE gene encoding ATP synthase F0 subunit C → MTIPTIVGAGLAVIGVGIGIGQIGGKAMEAIARQPEAYGKIQTAMLIAAALIEGIGFAAIFAA